One Rosa chinensis cultivar Old Blush chromosome 3, RchiOBHm-V2, whole genome shotgun sequence DNA window includes the following coding sequences:
- the LOC112194882 gene encoding YTH domain-containing protein 1-like codes for MDKLVSLPCSSDLKMALFSSGPRRPPSYSSSTVSLPIRTLGSARSYAKRREVNRTKPSPASPKLRATQNLIKGLKSEITTVEEDLERFRAVEGSDEFPFEIVTRLGYGLKTTETELKRELDDEIIRVSVEYDDEEDDDDEEDDEDDDDDDDDDEEEDDDDDDDDEEDDDDEEDDDDDDENDDEEEDDDDEDHEEDEDEEDDDDEDDEEEDEEEDSGIPMKVCIFQRSTGQQLELDVTAFHEEICVDHFSIKKPEHSDRDFTKTGGEYLANLQKELVKYLEVKGVTPNTIELWKANLKNKKGKESLLNMKNFKAFMEQSTVFTGGKK; via the exons ATGGACAAATTGGTTAGCCTGCCATGCTCATCAGACCTGAAGATGGCTTTGTTCTCGTCCGGGCCTCGCAGGCCGCCGTCATACTCTTCCTCCACAGTTTCCCTCCCCATCCGCACCCTCGGATCCGCAAGGTCCTATGCCAAGCGCCGTGAAGTCAACCGCACAAAACCTTCTCCAGCATCCCCGAAACTGAGGGCCACACAGAATCTCATTAAAGGGCTCAAGTCTGAGATCACAACTGTTGAGGAGGATTTAGAAAGATTTCGT GCAGTAGAGGGTTCAGACGAGTTTCCTTTTGAAATAGTCACTCGTTTAGGATATGGCCTAAAAACCACGGAGACTGAACTCAAAAGAGAACTTGATGATGAAATCATCCGAGTGTCAGTTGAGTAtgatgatgaggaagatgatgatgatgaggaagatgatgaagatgatgatgatgatgatgatgatgatgaagaagaagatgatgatgatgatgatgatgatgaagaagatgatgatgatgaagaagatgatgatgatgatgatgaaaatgatgatgaagaagaagatgatgatgatgaagatcatgaagaagatgaagatgaagaagatgatgatgatgaagatgatgaagaagaagatgaagaagaagattctgGCATTCCAATGAAAGTGTGCATCTTCCAAAGAAGTACTGGACAGCAGCTGGAGTTGGATGTCACTGCTTTCCATGAGGAGATTTGCGTCGACCacttttcaatcaagaaaccgGAGCATTCAGACCGTGATTTCACCAAAACTGGCGGCGA GTACTTGGCTAACTTACAGAAGGAATTAGTTAAATACCTTGAGGTTAAAGGGGTCACCCCCAACACAATTGAATTATGGAAGGCCAACTTGAAGAACAAAAAAGGCAAAGAGTCCCTGTTGAATATGAAAAACTTCAAGGCTTTTATGGAACAAAGCACCGTTTTCACCGGTGGTAAGAAATAG
- the LOC112192005 gene encoding mitochondrial import inner membrane translocase subunit Tim9, whose translation MDKSMLQGADLDSLPEEDKKRMATMIDQLQIRDSLRMYNSLVESCFSDCVDSFTRKALTKQEDTCVRRCAEKFLKHSMRVGMRFGELNQGAATQD comes from the exons ATGGATAAGAGCATGCTGCAGGGGGCGGACTTGGATAGTCTTCctgaagaagataagaagagaaTGGCCACCATGATCGACCAGCTTCAGATTCGTGACAG TTTGAGGATGTATAATTCATTGGTGGAGAGCTGTTTCAGTGACTGCGTAGACAGCTTTACGCGCAAGGCCCTGACCAAGCAAGAGGACACGTGTGTTCGAAGGTGTGCTGAGAAGTTCCTGAAGCATTCGATGCGTGTTGGTATGAGATTTGGAGAGCTCAACCAAGGAGCAGCTACCCAGGATTAG
- the LOC112192004 gene encoding kinesin-like protein KIN-10B → MEALEASATPAKSLNPNLTSKVRVIVRVRPFLPHEISALNGDHTPCASVLDLESQSSTEEVVVHLKDKESSRKECYRLDSFFSGEDNNVARIFYREVSPLIPRIFQGFNSTVFAYGATGSGKTYTMQGTDEMPGLMPLAMSTILSMCQCTGATAEISYYEVYMDRCYDLLEVKSQEIAVLDDKDGRIHLRGLSRVPIKSMQEFDEALSCGIQRRKTAHTGLNDVSSRSHGVLVISVSTPCDGVSGAAVTGKLNLIDLAGNEDNRRTCNEGIRLQESAKINQSLFSLSNVIYALNNNLSRVPYRESKLTRILQDSLGGMSEALMIACLNPGEYQESVHTVSLAARSRHITNSVPSAHKQETPKVKVDMEAKLHAWLESRGKTKSAQRVQPLNSPFLGKPPLSSTKKFNTNLSSLKKLTTNRRDGKERTITTAVRNLFDEGPVDTNLESLLNAAKDKGDAETGGFASLPGESSNHDEKSTSFVNSSPVGKRKSPLKSPLRKVLSPVNANINPKPFDELVSIEPRTPKTPFPVSCMNNRFQNLGTPLEKFTACGSQVKNCLVQEYVDFLNTANREELLEIKGIGVKYADYILGLRETSPLQSLSDLEKVGLSSKQIHILFNKAAIGVFDEKGDAKPKCAVVSQVQ, encoded by the exons ATGGAAGCCCTAGAAGCTTCTGCGACTCCAGCAAAGTCCCTGAACCCTAATTTGACCTCCAAGGTCAGGGTCATCGTTAGGGTTCGGCCTTTTCTTCCCCACGAAATCTCCGCCCTGAACGGCGATCACACTCCCTGCGCTTCCGTTCTTGACCTAGAATCTCAGTCGTCCACTGAAGAAGTCGTCGTTCATCTCAAAGATAAAGAATCAAG CCGAAAGGAGTGTTATCGGTTAGACTCGTTCTTTTCCGGGGAGGACAACAATGTAGCTCGGATTTTCTACAGGGAAGTGAGCCCTTTGATTCCGAGAATCTTCCAGGGCTTCAATTCCACTGTGTTTGCTTATGGAGCTACCGGTAGTGGAAAGACTTACACTATGCAG GGGACGGATGAGATGCCGGGTCTAATGCCACTGGCCATGTCCACGATCCTATCCATGTGCCAGTGCACCGGAGCCACAGCTGAGATTTCATACTATGAGGTCTATATGGACAGGTGTTATGATCTGTTAGAGGTCAAATCTCAGGAAATTGCTGTTTTGGATGACAAAGATGGTCGGATTCATCTTAGGGGGCTCTCTAGGGTGCCTATAAAGTCGATGCAAGAATTTGATGAGGCCTTGTCTTGTGGGATTCAGAGGCGGAAAACCGCGCATACGGGTCTTAATGATGTCTCTAGTAGGAGCCATGGGGTCCTTGTGATTTCTGTTTCCACTCCTTGTGATGGTGTTTCTGGGGCTGCTGTTACTGGGAAGTTGAACCTCATAGACTTGGCAG gCAACGAAGATAACAGAAGAACTTGCAATGAAGGGATTCGTCTCCAAGAGAGTGCAAAGATTAACCAGTCATTGTTTTCATTGTCAAATGTGATTTATGCATTAAACAACAACTTATCCCGAGTTCCCTACAGAGAGAGTAAATTGACTCGTATATTGCAAGACTCACTAGGTGGGATGAGCGAGGCTTTGATGATTGCTTGCTTG AATCCAGGAGAGTACCAGGAGTCAGTTCACACTGTCAGCTTGGCAGCTCGGTCACGTCACATCACCAATTCGGTTCCTTCGGCTCACAAGCAAGAGACACCAAAGGTTAAAGTAGACATGGAAGCCAAACTTCATGCTTGGCTTGAATCCAGAGGAAAGACAAAGAGTGCACAAAGAGTTCAACCATTGAATTCTCCTTTCTTGGGAAAACCTCCACTCTCCTCTACCAAGAAATTTAACACCAACCTCAGCTCACTGAAGAAGCTTACTACTAACCGACGTGATGGAAAGGAAAG GACAATCACTACGGCTGTCAGGAATTTATTTGATGAAGGCCCAGTTGATACTAATTTGGAG AGCCTGCTAAATGCTGCTAAGGATAAGGGTGATGCTGAAACCGGTGGATTTGCAAGCTTACCTG GTGAGTCATCAAACCATGACGAGAAGTCTACAAGCTTTGTTAATTCATCACCTGTTGGTAAGAGGAAGAGCCCACTCAAAAGTCCTTTGAGGAAAGTTCTTTCCCCTGTCAATGCAAATATAAACCCAAAACCCTTTGATGAACTGGTATCCATTGAGCCAAGGACACCCAAGACACCTTTTCCTGTAAGTTGTATGAACAACAGATTCCAAAATCTGGGAACCCCACTAGAGAAATTCACTGCTTGTGGGTCTCAAGTAAAG AACTGCCTTGTTCAAGAGTATGTTGACTTCTTAAACACAGCCAACAG GGAGGAGCTACTGGAAATCAAG GGAATCGGAGTCAAATATGCAGACTACATACTCGGACTGAGAGAAACAAGCCCTTTACAATCG CTGAGCGATTTGGAGAAAGTAGGGCTCTCTTCTAAGCAG ATTCACATCTTGTTTAACAAAGCTGCAATAGGAGTATTCGATGAAAAAGGAGATGCAAAACCCAAGTGTGCGGTGGTTTCGCAAGTCCAGTAA
- the LOC112192006 gene encoding metallothionein-like protein type 2 MET1, whose product MSCCGGKCGCGAGCKCGSGCGGCGNYADITEQSSASETLVMGVVGTQKVNYGQAEAGVATEGGCNGCKCVNCTCDPCTCK is encoded by the exons ATGTCTTGCTGCGGAGGAAAGTGTGGCTGCGGAGCTGGCTGCAAGTGCGGCAGTGGCTGCGGAGG CTGCGGCAACTATGCTGACATCACAGAGCAGAGCTCTGCCTCTGAGACTCTTGTGATGGGTGTCGTGGGAACACAGAAAGT GAACTATGGACAGGCTGAAGCCGGTGTGGCTACCGAGGGAGGCTGCAATGGCTGCAAGTGTGTCAACTGCACCTGCGACCCTTGCACTTGCAAGTGA